One Argopecten irradians isolate NY unplaced genomic scaffold, Ai_NY scaffold_0192, whole genome shotgun sequence DNA segment encodes these proteins:
- the LOC138312049 gene encoding uncharacterized protein: MQTISEVKASAPGTNVTLKAMVLSVGDVSTQSAGPEKMSVVLGDTSGSISATVYGLKNTSKFKKETAVLLFNALMKDNYLAVTSRTEVARTQSFEVPDAIIKETPELFGNKQVMLQPISSALSSPDKSYASVKGKVVKVSPVSSRREIPYQELKIRDGSGAATLAVWEDDVQQYSVGQLVHFKKCRVRLYQGKKKRLTTVRDGQSEILHHDEELDELTENSEDDKDEDFEEEGVFSGTITALFDVDPYLACPKPSCHNKKLNTILQGNYVMCCPSCNDKFGASHTNWYARATVLLDLGTSTKKLSIFKPEIQNIFVAKNKLPDVGLDRDDIYEKFFALLPIEVRCNIQSNAMRNVVCKRTN; this comes from the exons ATGCAAACTATCAGTGAAGTCAAGGCTAGTGCCCCGGGCACAAATGTTACTCTGAAAGCAATGGTCCTCTCAGTAGGAGACGTCAGTACTCAGTCTGCTGGACCTGAAAAGATGTCAGTTGTTCTGGGAGACACTTCTGGCTCGATCTCTGCTACAGTGTATGGATTGAAAAACACAAGCAAGTTTAAGAAAGAAACTGCAGTTTTACTGTTTAATGCATTGATGAAAGACAACTATTTGGCTGTTACTTCCCGGACAGAGGTAGCAAGGACACAAAGTTTTGAAGTACCAGATGCCATTATAAAGGAGACACCTGAACTATTTGGAAACAAGCAAGTCATGCTCCAGCCAATTTCATCTGCACTATCATCACCTGATAAGTCATATGCATCAGTCAAAGGAAAAGTTGTCAAG GTGTCCCCTGTTTCATCAAGAAGGGAAATCCCTTATCAGGAACTGAAGATAAGGGATGGTTCTGGAGCAGCTACTTTGGCTGTGTGGGAAGATGACGTACAACAATATTCTGTGGGTCAGCTGGTGCACTTTAAAAAATGCAGAGTGAGGCTATATcaaggcaaaaaaaaaagactGACCACTGTCAGAGATGGACAGAGTGAA atactCCATCATGATGAAGAATTAGATGAACTGACAGAAAATAGTGAAGATGACAAGGATGAAGATTTTGAAGAGGAAGGAGTATTCAGTGGCACAATTACAGCATTATTTGATGTGGATCCATATCTGGCATGCCCCAAGCCTTCGTGCCACAACAAGAAGTTAAACACGATATTGCAAGGAAACTACGTAATGTGCTGTCCCTCTTGCAATGACAAATTTGGGGCAAGTCACACCAACTGGTATGCGCGTGCCACAGTTCTTCTGGATTTGGGAACTTCTACAAAGAAACTTTCCATTTTTAAGCcagaaatacaaaatatatttgtggCTAAAAACAAACTACCAGATGTTGGTCTGGACAGAGATGACATCTATGAAAAGTTCTTCGCTCTTCTTCCTATTGAAGTCAGATGCAACATCCAAAGCAATGCCATGAGAAATGTTGTCTGCAAACGAACCAATTGA
- the LOC138312048 gene encoding aspartate and serine-rich protein-like — translation MKDHIPETHFYGSDFKKAGSDINKAGSDSKKVGSDLKKAGSDFKKAGSDSKKAGSDSKKAGSDFYKAGSDSKKAGSDFKKAGSDSNKAGSDIISAGSDSKKAGSDSKKAGSRRT, via the exons ATGAAGGACCATATACCTGAAACACATTTTTATG gatcggactttaaaaaggcaggatcggacattaataaggcaggatcggactctaaaaaggtaGGATCGGACTtgaaaaaggcaggatcggactttaaaaaggcaggatcggactctaaaaaggcaggatcggactctaaaaaggcaggatcggacttttaTAAGGCAGGATcagactctaaaaaggcaggatcggactttaaaaaggcaggatcggactctaataaggcaggatcggacattatttcggcaggatcggactctaaaaaggcaggatcggactctaaaaaggcaggatcgagACGGACTTAA
- the LOC138312046 gene encoding uncharacterized protein, producing the protein MFLSLPTAACSSSTVVATPSDVLFDADYVVQKIWTIGPVGHLLAKVGPNLITDHSIKFLQTTLSDEVMDAYLFLLTSVSMNKRIYHMETAVAKAIFEDSSLIHGGLRRLNLTDYDVMIGAVNESNSHWTLCAVYPKQRRLIYVNPLGETQAKKDLILMNWRRFLQYRYNIGIDSPPAASKWLLDTQCHIKQYDSVSCGIYVLKFAEDLLSDQPLRFKSAPKDILSIRLGIATQLLEISEPLDSYCRECCLTDTSDCLWIQCDSCPKWFHRSCVDIPRHKRTSEIQTNPYLCRFCLKDYEPMNKVQQHGRSRQLRTNPQKTRKRSSFIYGTPRKMNSNNKENGDKNITASRPKRQRLMSPTAENMKAMQKEQKKSITTTRNRLAPPSDSEQKAWDEELKKEDEMIWEKEIVAPLLPMENIPPFIWPQNMDEDNESDDESDKEGKLSMDDIEDAIPILYPTLTLLPSGKLPSSFHEQFMKLPNPRQTYGYGLMEIEAKALMAIEMWVMKTFSKIIPRDRYTSWSTVRGAEKELMDAIRESSVKGEQYTRHVILKETVTQVVQKIRKVTRKEAIRRCCVCEAESWGKAIKICMKMKL; encoded by the exons ATTCAATTAAGTTTCTGCAAACAACTTTGAGTGATGAG GTCATGGATGCGTACCTATTTCTTTTAACATCAGTGTCCATG AACAAAAGAATATATCACATGGAGACAGCAGTAGCCAAAGCCATTTTTGAAGATTCAAGTTTGATTCATGGTGGACTAAGACGG TTAAATTTGACTGACTATGATGTCATGATTGGGGCCGTTAATGAAAGCAATTCGCACTGGACACTGTGTGCCGTGTATCCAAAACAAAGGAGACTGATCTATGTAAACCCACTCGGAGAAACGCAGGCCAAGAAAGATTTGATCCTAATGAATTGGAG GCGATTTCTACAATACCGGTACAATATTGGCATTGACAGCCCTCCAGCAGCATCAAAGTGGCTTCTAGACACACAATGTCATATAAAACAGTATGACTCTGTATCTTGTGGGATATATGTTTTGAAG TTTGCAGAAGATTTGTTGTCAGACCAACCTTTGCGTTTCAAATCCGCTCCAAAGGATATACTTTCCATAAGACTTGGGATAGCAACACAGTTGCTAGAAATATCAG AGCCACTTGATAGCTATTGCAGGGAGTGTTGTCTGACTGACACATCAGACTGTCTCTGG ATTCAATGTGACTCATGTCCGAAGTGGTTTCACCGATCCTGTGTGGATATTCCAAGGCATAAACGGACAtcagagatacagacaaatcCATACCTGTGCAGGTTTTGCCTCAAAGATTATGAACCTATG AACAAGGTACAGCAACATGGAAGGAGTCGTCAACTACGGACAAACCCTCAAAAG ACCAGGAAGAGAAGCTCTTTCATTTATGGAACACCAAGAAAGA TGAACAGTAATAACAAAGAAAATGGAGACAAG AATATTACTGCTAGCAGACCGAAAAGACAACGGTTAATGTCACCTACAgctgaaaatatgaaagctatgCAAAAGGAACAGAAGAAA AGTATCACAACAACAAGAAATCGATTAGCGCCACCTAGTGATTCAGAACAGAAAGCTTGGGATGAGGAACTGAAGAAA GAAGATGAAATGATTTGGGAGAAAGAAATTGTAGCGCCACTTTTACCAATGGAAAATATACCTCCTTTTATATGGCCACAG AACATGGATGAGGATAACGAATCTGATGATGAAAGTGACAAAGAAGGGAAACTGTCAATGGATGACATTGAAGATGCA ATACCAATCCTGTATCCCACTCTGACGCTTCTTCCATCTGGTAAATTGCCAAG CTCTTTTCATGAACAGTTTATGAAATTACCAAATCCAAGACAAACATATGGATATGGTCTGATGGAGATTGAAGCAAAG gCATTGATGGCAATCGAGATGTGGGTCATGAAGACGTTTTCCAAAATAATCCCAAGAGA CCGGTACACAAGTTGGTCAACAGTGCGTGGTGCTGAGAAAGAACTGATGGATGCCATCAGGGAATCGTCGGT TAAAGGAGAACAGTATACAAGACATGTCATCTTGAAAGAAACTGTGACTCAAGTTGTCCAGAAAATCAGAAAAGTTACAAGAAAGGAAGCGATCAGACGGTGCTGTGTGTGTGAAGCGGAATCATGGGGAAAGGCAATCAAAATATGCATGAAAATGAAACTGTAA